The genomic DNA AGCCGCGCGGCAATCTGTTCCACCGCCAGCACCTTGATGCGGGCCGCCGCGAGTTCGATGGCAAGAGGGATGCCGTCCAACCGATGGCACACTTGCGCGACCGCCGGGGCGTTGCTGCTGGTCACGGTGAACTGCGGTGTACTCGCGACCGCCCGATCGCGAAACAGCCGAATGGCTTCGTATTCAGTGAAGCGGTCCAGGGGCGGGAGATGCTGCAGGTCGGGGAGGGAGAGCGAGGGGACACGCAAGGTGGTCTCCCCCATTACCCCGAGGGCCTCCCGGCTCGTCGCGAGAATCCGCACGTTGGGGCAGGTCCGCAGGAGCGCATCGGTCAGTTGTGCACACGCAACCAGCAGGTGCTCGCAATTGTCCAAGATGCAGAGAGCCGACTTGCTCCGCAGCGCACCCGTGAGCGTCTCAATCAGCGGCCGGCCCGGCTGCTCAGGCAGGCCGAGCGCAGAGGCCGCCACTTTCGGGACAAGGCTCGGGTCGGACAACGTCCCTAACTCCACGAGCCACACCCCATGGGGAAACTCTTCCAGGACCTCCGCAGCCACCTGGAGCGCCAGCCGGGTCTTGCCGCAACCGCCGGAGCCGGTCAGGGTGAGCAGACGGGTCGTGGTCAGGAGGCGTTTGA from bacterium includes the following:
- a CDS encoding AAA family ATPase, translated to MAPPPAERLHNLPPQLTSFVGREQEIAEIKRLLTTTRLLTLTGSGGCGKTRLALQVAAEVLEEFPHGVWLVELGTLSDPSLVPKVAASALGLPEQPGRPLIETLTGALRSKSALCILDNCEHLLVACAQLTDALLRTCPNVRILATSREALGVMGETTLRVPSLSLPDLQHLPPLDRFTEYEAIRLFRDRAVASTPQFTVTSSNAPAVAQVCHRLDGIPLAIELAAARIKVLAVEQIAARL